A window of Leptolyngbya sp. CCY15150 genomic DNA:
ACCTGTCCAAACCTGCTGCTGGGGTTGTCCTGCCCAGCGGATAATGGCGATCGGGGTCTGGGGCGATCGCCCTTGGTGCTGCAAGCGGTTGATAATCTCGGCTAAGTTGCGCGTGGCCATGAGGAGCACTAGGGTTTCCATCTGCGCCAAGGCAGACCAGTTGAGGGCATCGATATCATGGGCCGTGGCCACGGCAAAGCTCCGGCTCAACACCGGATCGGTGAGGGGAATGCCCGCCAGCAAGGGAGCTGTCAGGGCGGTGGACAAGCCTGGAACCACTTCAAACTCACAGCCCGCCGCCTGTAGCGCTTGAATTTCTGCCATACAGCGCCCAAAGATAAACGGGTCACCACTCTTGAGCCGCACCACCCGCTGATGCTGGCCATGCTGCACTAGAAGCTGATTGATCTCCGCCTGGGGCGTACTGGGCTGGCCGCCGCGCTTACCCACGGCAATGTGCTGGCAGTCAGCAGGCACGAGATCCAGCAGCCGCTCGTCCACCAACGCGTCATAGACTAGCACTTGAGCGATCGCCAAGATCTCCCGTGCCTGCATCGTGAGGTAGGACACATCCCCCGGCCCCGCGCCCACGAGATACACCGTGCCTGGCTGTTGTTCCATGTCCGTTATCTCTGATGTCTCCTGATGGTCTGAGCGCACATCCATAACCTGTGATGACGTGACGTAGGGAGCCGTTAGGCGAAGCCGTAACGCACCGCCTGGTGTAAAAGCTCTGGTGTAGAGCGCCAGGCACAGCCATACCGTAAACCGTGGTGCAAAAACCGTGGCTTAGGGGGATGAGGACTAGCCGTAACCCATGTCTTGTCAAGCTTTGACGCGTTACGGCTTCGCCTAACGCATCCTACCCATCACGAGAAAATTCCACGTACCCGGCCTGCGAACCCGTTAGAATTCAAACAGCCTCAACATGTGTCAACGCCAACCATGACTTTTCGTGACGAATTTGAACTGCTCCTGCGGGCCCGCTATCCCCTAATCTACATCCCAACGGTGGAGGAAGAACGGGTTGAGCAAGCGATCGCTGACTGTGCTAAGCAGCAGGGCAATCGCAGCATCTACACCTGGGATTTTGTCGATGGCTACCAGGGCAATCCCAATGATACGGGCTTTGGGCGGCGCAATCCCCTACAGGCGCTAGAGCTGATTGAAAAGCTACCGGCCTCGGCTCCAGCTATTTTTATTCTGCGGGACTTCCATCGCTTTTTGGATGATGTGTCTATTTCCCGCAAATTGCGGAATCTGATGCGGTTGCTCAAGTCTCAGCCCAAGAATCTGGTGATCGTCGCGCCTCAGATTACCATCCCCGATGACCTGCGTGATGCGTTTACGGTGCTGGAATTTTCGTTACCCAATGCCGAGGAAATTTCGGAGGAAATCCAGCGGCTGATGGTGGGTCTGGGGCAACGGCTCAGCGATACGGTGCTCGATGACCTAGTGCGGGCCAGTCAGGGGCTGTCCCTCGAACGCATTCGTCGGGTCTTGGCTAGGGCGATCGCGTCCCATGGGCAACTGCTGCTCGAGGATGTGGACTTGGTGCTGGAGGAAAAGCGTCAGACCATTCGCCAAACCCAAATTCTCGACTTTTACCCCGCCCAGGAAGAGATGTCCGACATTGGCGGACTGGATAACCTCAAAGACTGGCTGCTGCGGCGCGGCAATGCTTTTTCAGACAAGGCTCGTCAGTATGGCCTGCCCTATCCTCGCGGGTTGCTGCTGGTGGGCATTCAGGGTACCGGGAAATCCCTCACGGCTAAAGCGATCGCCCACCACTGGCACCTGCCCTTGCTGCGGTTGGACGTGGGGCGGCTGTTTGCAGGCTTGGTGGGAGAATCGGAGTCTCGCACCCGGCAAATGGTGCAGCTAGCCGAAGCCCTGGCCCCCTGCATCCTGTGGATTGATGAAATTGACAAGGCCTTTACGGGACTAGACGGCCGTAGCGATGGCGGTACCACCAGCCGCGTCTTTGGCACATTTATCACCTGGATGGCCGAGAAGCGATCGCCCGTCTTCGTCGTCGCCACGGCCAATAATATCCAGGCCCTGCCGCCAGAACTACTGCGCCGGGGGCGCTTCGATGAAATCTTCTTTGTGGGGCTGCCCACCCAGGAGGAGCGTAACGCGATCTTTACGGTTCACCTGTCTCGCTTGCGATCGCATACCCTTAAAACCTACGATCTCGATCGCCTCGCCTATGAAACCCCCGACTTTTCCGGTGCAGAAATCGAGCAGATCCTGATCGAAGCGATGCACATTGGCTTCAGCCAAAACCGCGACTTCACCACCGATGACATTCTCGAAGCCGCTAGCCAAATCGTGCCCCTAGCCCGCACCGCCCAAGAGCAAATTCAGGCTCTACAAGACTGGGCCGCTGCTGGCAAAGCTCGCCTAGCCTCCCGAGGTGGACTGGGCCCTCGCATCTCACCCTAGTTGTTTTTCTGCGGACTGACGCTATGCGCCTGCTTGGACTGATTAAATTTTTACTGGGCTTTTTCTTGGCGATCGCTCTCCTCTTCGTAGCTGGAGTTGGAGCGACCCGATATCTGATTACCAAACTAACGGCCGTGCCGGAGCGTCCTGTGTTTGCCAACGATGGCGAAGCAAGCGACCCAGCCCCCGAAGCTGAAGCGCCTCCGGAGGTCTTTGCGGATGTGCCGGAGGAGCCCGATCCGTCCGCTGTTGAGGAGGACGAGCCTGACGAATTGGATGAAGAGGGCTACACAGCGATCGTCACCCAGCCCATTGGCCTAATCCTGCGCGAAGACCCTGACCAAGAATCTCGCCGCATCACCGGCCTTGCCTACAACACCGAAGTGGAAATTTTGGGCGAAAGCGATACCCAAGAATGGCTGCGAGTGCGGCTACCGGGTAGTGGCATTGAAGGTTGGGTGCGCGCTGGTAACACCACACCGGCCAACTAAACGCTCTGATCTGGCAATCTTGGGTCATGCTTGCCCTAAGGTTCTTGCTGAACCATCGTGGGTCGTTATTGGTGTTCTACACTGCAATTCTTCGTCCATTTTCCTCTGCTTACTAAAGCTTTCCTTACAGGTCGTCAGTGCGATGAAAAAGGATCGCTACTATGCCTATGGGACTCCCTGTTAGGAGCAGACTATTATGACGACGCTTAGGCCACTGACGCCCACAACTGACCCCGCCTACGATATCCTCCGTGCCGATCGCCAACCGCTCAACGCCATCTTCAACCCCCAAACGGTGGCGGTGATTGGCGCAACCGATCGCGAAGGTAGTGTAGGCCGCACGATTCTTTGGAACTTAATTCGCACGCCCTTTGGAGGAACGGTTCTTCCCGTCAATCCCAAACGCAGTAATGTGCTGGGCATCAAGGCCTACCCAGATATTGCCTCCATCCCGGATGCCGTTGATCTAGCCATTATTGTCACCCCTGCGCCCACCGTACCTGGATTGATTCGAGACTGTGCCCAGGCAGGTGTTAAAGGCGTGATTGTCATTTCGGCAGGCTTCAAGGAAGCTGGCGCGCCTGGTCTGGTTTTAGAGGAAGAGATTCGCCAGCAACTGAAGACGAGCCAGATGCGGTTGATTGGGCCAAACTGCCTGGGGATTATGAACCCACGCACAGGTCTGAATGCCACCTTTGCCAACGCCATGGCTCGCCCTGGTAATGTGGGCTTTATTAGCCAAAGTGGTGCTCTCTGCACCGCCGTGCTGGACTGGAGCTTTCCCGAAAATGTGGGCTTCAGTGCGTTTATCTCCGTTGGCTCCATGCTGGATGTGGATTGGGGCGACCTGATCTACTACCTCGGTGATGATCCCCACACCCACAGCATCGTCATTTACATGGAATCGATCGGCAATGCCAGCTCCTTCCTGTCCGCTGCGCGGGAAGTGGCGTTGACGAAACCGATTATTGTCATCAAAACCGGGCGCACGGAAGCCGCTGCCAAAGCTGCTGCCTCCCATACGGGATCTCTCGCTGGGAGTGATGACGTCCTCGATGCTGCCTTCCGCCGCTGTGGCGTTTTGCGGATTGAGCGCATTTCCGAAATGTTTGACCTAGCCGAGGTGCTGTCGAAGCAAGATCGACGACCTAAAGGGCCAAAACTGGCGATCATTACCAATGCGGGCGGCCCCGGCGTCCTAGCAACAGACGCCCTGATTCGCACCGGCGGACAGCTTGCAACCCTGTCGGATCAAACCATTGCGGCGCTTAATGAGATCCTGCCGCCCCACTGGAGCCACGGCAATCCCATCGACATCCTCGGGGATGCTGAACCGGAACGCTATGCCAAGGCCCTAGAGGTAGCTGTGAATGATCCCAACAGCGATGGTCTCTTGGTGATCCTCACGCCCCAGGCCATGACCGATCCTAGCCGCACGGCTGAATGCCTAAAGCCCTACGCCCAGACGGCCAGTAAACCAATTATGGCCAGTTGGATGGGGGGAGATGAGGTCACCGCTGGGGAGCTGATGCTGAACCAGTCCAGCATTCCCACCTATCGTTTCCCGGATGCGGCCGCGCGGTTGTTCAACCTGATGTGGTGCTATAGCTATAACCTCAAGGGCATCTACGAAACGCCGGTCTTGCCGGAAGATTCAGATGCAGAGGCTCCCGATCGCGCCCTCGTGAACCAAATTCTCACGGCGGCCCGCCAGGCCAACCGCACCTTGCTGACCGAATCGGAATCCAAGCAAATCCTGGCGGCCTACCACATCCCCATTGTGCAAACGGGGACGGCTACCCACGCAGAGGATGCCGTTCAATGGGCTGAGCAACTGGGCTATCCCGTTGTTCTCAAGCTGTTGTCCAATACCATTACCCACAAAACCGACGTGGGCGGCGTGCAGCTCAACTTAACCGATGCCGATGCCGTGCGTTGGGCCTACCAAACCATTGAACGGAATGTCCAGGAAAAGGTGGGCGAAGGGCATTTCCATGGGGTGACGGTTCAGCCCATGATTACCCTAGAAGGTGGCTATGAGCTGATCATCGGCAGCAGCATTGATCCCCAATTTGGCCCCGTCTTGGTCTTTGGTACCGGCGGGCAGTTGGTGGAGGTCTTCCGCGATCGCGCCATTGCCCTACCGCCCCTGAATACCACCTTGGCTCGCCGCATGATCGAGCAAACTCAGATCTACAAAGCCCTACAAGGGGTACGGGGTCGTCTGCCGGTGGATCTCGATGCCCTAGAGAAACTGCTGGTGCGCTTCAGTTATCTAGTGGTCGAGCAGCCCTGGATTCAGGAAATCGACATTAATCCGCTGTTCGCTCGCCCCATGCCCGCCGATAGTGTATCTGGATCCTCGTTGATTGCCCTGGATGCACGGGTGGTGCTGCATCCTGCTGATGTGCCCACGGACGAACTGCCCAAGCCAGCCATTCGTCCGTACCCGACGCAGTATACGAGTCCTTGGACGATGCGGGATGATACGCCGGTGATCATTCGCCCCATTCGTCCTGAAGATGAGCCGTTGATTGTGCAGTTCCACACCACGCTTTCCGAGGAAAGTGTCTACCTGCGCTATTTCAACATCATGAAGCTGAGTCGGCGCATTGCCCATGAACGCCTGACCCGCATTTGCTTCATCGACTACGATCGCGAAATGGCTTTGGTGGCGGACTACAAGGATCCAGAAACAGGACACCACACCATTTTGGGCGTAGCGCGGCTGAGTAAACAGCATGGCGTGAATGAGGCAGAGTTTGCCATGTTGGTGAATGATGCATCCCAGCGCCAGGGCTTGGGCACCGAGCTGCTCAGTCGCCTAATCCAAATTGCTCGGAATGAAAAAGTTGGGCGGGTGACGGCCCAAATTCTCAACGAAAACCAGCCCATGCAGCGGGTTTGCGAGAAGGTGGGATTCAGTCTAGAGCGATCGCCCGATTTGGTGAAAGCCTATATTGATCTGTGACCTGCCAGATCTGGGACTGAAACCATGAGCCTGGGGGTGAGCGATCGCCCCCCAGCAGGGCCATTCAACAAAAACAACGGCAACGGCCCGGATCCCCAGTCGTTGTCGTTGTCGAGTACCATAGATGACTGGGCCAACCGGGTATTGATGAGTTTTAAGGATTTCAACGGATGACGGATGAGTTGCTGCGATCGCTCGTTTGGACAGATTATCGCTTGGCGGTCTTATTTGCCGTCCTAGTCCCACTCATCCTCTTGGTGTGGGCAGCGGTCAAAAAAGCCGAAGCCATCCAGCGGCTCCTGGTGATCTATTGGCGCGTATCCAGTCTGCTGGCGATCACCGTCTATCTCATGATTGGTGGATTGCCCCTCAGCTTTATCTCCGCCCTCGCTGCCCGCATTTTGATCCCGGTGGGGCTATGGTTCTGGGCCGACCTCAACGA
This region includes:
- a CDS encoding AAA family ATPase; the protein is MTFRDEFELLLRARYPLIYIPTVEEERVEQAIADCAKQQGNRSIYTWDFVDGYQGNPNDTGFGRRNPLQALELIEKLPASAPAIFILRDFHRFLDDVSISRKLRNLMRLLKSQPKNLVIVAPQITIPDDLRDAFTVLEFSLPNAEEISEEIQRLMVGLGQRLSDTVLDDLVRASQGLSLERIRRVLARAIASHGQLLLEDVDLVLEEKRQTIRQTQILDFYPAQEEMSDIGGLDNLKDWLLRRGNAFSDKARQYGLPYPRGLLLVGIQGTGKSLTAKAIAHHWHLPLLRLDVGRLFAGLVGESESRTRQMVQLAEALAPCILWIDEIDKAFTGLDGRSDGGTTSRVFGTFITWMAEKRSPVFVVATANNIQALPPELLRRGRFDEIFFVGLPTQEERNAIFTVHLSRLRSHTLKTYDLDRLAYETPDFSGAEIEQILIEAMHIGFSQNRDFTTDDILEAASQIVPLARTAQEQIQALQDWAAAGKARLASRGGLGPRISP
- a CDS encoding SH3 domain-containing protein yields the protein MRLLGLIKFLLGFFLAIALLFVAGVGATRYLITKLTAVPERPVFANDGEASDPAPEAEAPPEVFADVPEEPDPSAVEEDEPDELDEEGYTAIVTQPIGLILREDPDQESRRITGLAYNTEVEILGESDTQEWLRVRLPGSGIEGWVRAGNTTPAN
- a CDS encoding bifunctional acetate--CoA ligase family protein/GNAT family N-acetyltransferase, which translates into the protein MTTLRPLTPTTDPAYDILRADRQPLNAIFNPQTVAVIGATDREGSVGRTILWNLIRTPFGGTVLPVNPKRSNVLGIKAYPDIASIPDAVDLAIIVTPAPTVPGLIRDCAQAGVKGVIVISAGFKEAGAPGLVLEEEIRQQLKTSQMRLIGPNCLGIMNPRTGLNATFANAMARPGNVGFISQSGALCTAVLDWSFPENVGFSAFISVGSMLDVDWGDLIYYLGDDPHTHSIVIYMESIGNASSFLSAAREVALTKPIIVIKTGRTEAAAKAAASHTGSLAGSDDVLDAAFRRCGVLRIERISEMFDLAEVLSKQDRRPKGPKLAIITNAGGPGVLATDALIRTGGQLATLSDQTIAALNEILPPHWSHGNPIDILGDAEPERYAKALEVAVNDPNSDGLLVILTPQAMTDPSRTAECLKPYAQTASKPIMASWMGGDEVTAGELMLNQSSIPTYRFPDAAARLFNLMWCYSYNLKGIYETPVLPEDSDAEAPDRALVNQILTAARQANRTLLTESESKQILAAYHIPIVQTGTATHAEDAVQWAEQLGYPVVLKLLSNTITHKTDVGGVQLNLTDADAVRWAYQTIERNVQEKVGEGHFHGVTVQPMITLEGGYELIIGSSIDPQFGPVLVFGTGGQLVEVFRDRAIALPPLNTTLARRMIEQTQIYKALQGVRGRLPVDLDALEKLLVRFSYLVVEQPWIQEIDINPLFARPMPADSVSGSSLIALDARVVLHPADVPTDELPKPAIRPYPTQYTSPWTMRDDTPVIIRPIRPEDEPLIVQFHTTLSEESVYLRYFNIMKLSRRIAHERLTRICFIDYDREMALVADYKDPETGHHTILGVARLSKQHGVNEAEFAMLVNDASQRQGLGTELLSRLIQIARNEKVGRVTAQILNENQPMQRVCEKVGFSLERSPDLVKAYIDL